The Bacillaceae bacterium IKA-2 DNA window ACTATAAGTTAAACATTTACTTGTAAGATCTAGAGCGGCAACATAAAGACAGATGAAATATTCTTCTGGAAACTGTTCTTTAACAAAATGCTTTGCTAAAAAATTAAGTAACTCTTTCGGAGAAACGTTATCATCGTCTTTTATTTCTACAGATAAATAGCGATTAATCTTTTGGCGAATGAAGATGTTAATAAAGGCCCCATCAATCCCATTGCCCGAAACATCGACAACGTAAATAATCAACTGATCTTTTAAATGAACAAAATTATAGTAATCACTACCGATATTGTGGGCCGGTTCATAAAAAGCCTCTAACTCAATTCCCTCTATCTCTGGCAACTCTATTGGAAAGAAATGGCGGTGTAAACGTTTTGCTTTTTTAATATTTTTCTCAATCGCATCATAGGCTTTCTCAAGTTCATTACTTTTTTTCTCGAGCATTAACGCATAATTTTTTAGTTTTAAGTCAGCTTCCTTTTGTTTCGTAATATCTTGATGAATTCCAACAAAATGTGTTTTTTCGCAACCATTTATTGTTATTGGACAAATTACACTAGAGACATAATAAAGGTTGCCATCTTTTTTACGATTGCTAAATTCACCATGCCAGGTTTTTCCTGACAGAATTGTATCCCACAGTACTTCATATTCTTTTGCTTTTTTATAACCAGATTTCAGTATATTTGGAGATTTCCCTTTAACTTCATCAAATTCATATCCGGTTAGCTGAGTAAACATAGGATTAGCATATTCAATTTTATTAGTCTGGGCTTTAGTAATAATTATTGATACAGGACTTTGCTCTACTGCTTGAAGTAACTTTTGATTTTCAAGACGCAGTTTTGCTAATTGTTTTTGCTCTTCTCGAGTTTGTAATGCGCTATAAACGGCGTCAATAAGTTTTAAATAATCTAAGCACCCTTGAACCAAGAAATTTTCCGCCCCAGCTTTTAAGACTTCGACTGCCAAGGTTGTTTCATTACGTGTCGAAATAACGATGATTGGAATGGAAATTTCTTTTTGTTTAAAAACTTTGATCAGTTCAAGAATACTAAATTGTTGAAAACTATCACATAAAATAATGACATCCGTTTCATTGTTTTGAAAGAAATTAGTTAGGTTATCTGTAAAAAGATTGTCTTGATCAATACCTTTCAAAAAAGAACAAACAATTAATGAGTCATTTTTTAATAAATGCTGGATGGGGGAATCTCCCCCCTCATCCTCACTAACAATTAATAGTCTTATTACAGAATCCATTTTAAAGAGCTCCTCGATTTAAAATACTACAGGCACTTAAGCCATCTCCAGGAAAATAACCTGACTATCTTTGTTCTGTTATTTTTACGAAAACCTACATATTCTCAATCTTAATTACTTTATTAAGATGGATCATTTGAAACATGTTTTTAATATAATCATTGGTTACATTGATAATGCTTAATTCCCCACCGCGCTCTTTAAGCTTTTTCTGAAATAATAGTAATTTCCCTAAACCGGAGCTATCAATGCTTGCAATTTTTGAAAAGTCGATAACGATTTCATTAATACCTTCGTTAAACAAATTTAATAACTCTTGCTTTAAGTTTTGCGAATTTACAACATCGATTCTTCCTTCAGGTATAATCGTTACTTTCCCTTCATCATTTCTGATTTTTTCCAATTAAATCCCTCCGTTAAAGCTGATTTACTTCGCCTTTATCAACTAGTATTGGTCCATTTTCTGTGAGCTCAACAACTTTCTTCAGTTCATCAAAAGAAAGTAACATATTAGGGTCAAGTAACATAACCACTCTGTCCTTCGTTTCTACTAGCCCACGTAGATAATTAGTTTTCATATCTTCTGCTAACTCATCATCAACTACTTTTATTTTATCTTTTTCAAACGTCAAAATATCCGAAATCCGATCGACAATAATACCCATTGTTTTCCCTTTTACCTCAACAACAATAACGACAGTATATTCATCGTAGTCTTTTTGGGGGAGCCTGAATTTAACGTTCATATCAATGATCGGGATAATATCTCCCCGAAAATTAATCACACCTTTAATGACCGGAAGAGCGTTAAAGACTCTTGTTGGTTTTTTGTATCGGATAATTTCTTGAACAATCATTATCTCAATACCATAAAACTCATCACCAACTTGAAAGGTAACAAATTGGTTGTCCCTGGATGCATTCAATAGCTGGTGATTTAAAATTGCATGAGATTCCTGGTTACCGCTCATGTTCCCATCTCCTTTTTTTAAAACTTTTCAAAGTCATCCTCATCAAAGTCAAATTCATTGTCTTGGTTGCTATCTTTTTTAGATTCTGAGCGATATTTTTTTCGCGAAGGTAGGGACTCTTTTTCTTTTTCTTTTCCTTTGTTTTTCATTGCATTACTAGTATTTAACTTTTTTGGCCCATTATTTTTACCACTATCATTGGCAAGTTTAAATACACCTATTAAATTAGATAATTCAACTGCTTCACTTGTCATATTTTCGCTTGATGAAGCTATTTCTTCTACTAATGAAGCATTTTGCTGTGTCACTTGATTTAACTCTTCAATTGCGGTACGAATATCACTTGAGGCCATTGATTGTTCTTTCAGTGAAGATGCAATTTCACCAACAACATCTGTTGTGCGTTGTGTATTTACAACAATTTCCTTCAGGACCTTTTCCGTTGATTTCATTAACTCGTTTCCTTTATCGACTCTGACAATACTATCTTTAATTAATTTTGAAATTTCCTTAGCTGCTTCCGCTGAGCGACCTGCTAAGTTACGAACTTCAGCAGCGACTACCGCAAACCCTCTTCCTTGTTCACCAGCTCTTGCTGCTTCAACAGCTGCATTTAAAGCGAGTAAGTTTGTTTGGAAGGCGATGTCATTAACTGTCTCAATAATTTCACTAATTTCATTACTGCCTCTTGTAATAGCGCCCATTGCTTCGCGAAGATCACCAACAACCGCTTCCCCTGTCTCAACAATTTCCATCGTTTGCTGCGAGATGCGATCGGCTTCATTCGCATTTGCGGCAGAGCCTTCTAATGATGACGTCATTTCTTCAATGGTTGAAGATACCTCTTCGAGTGACGAAGCTTGCTCTTCAGTACGCTGCGATAAATCTTGGTTACCTGTGGCTATTTCCTCGGCGCCATGAGAAACCGTATCGGCTGCATTACGAACACGATAAATTGTTTCTGATAAGTTGTCTATCGTTTGATTTAAATCTCGGGCCATTTGTCCAACTTCATCATTGGAAGTGACAGGTGCTTTTTCTCTTAAATCATTTTCACCTATTAAACTAACAATTTCCTGTGTTGATTTAATTGGTTTTGAAATGCTATTGGCAATAAAGTATCCGAAGACTGCTATGATTGGAATTGCAATCAGGATTATTGTAAAGATCGCTGTTTGTAACGCGCTGACACCAGCATAGGCCTCACTTTGATAAACTTCAACCACAACTCCGGCTGCAGTATCACCTAAATTAACAACTCCAATCGAACCAATGACTGGGATTCCTTCATAGTCTAAATACTCAACTTCCGCTTCAAAGCTATAATCGGCTGAGCGAATATAAGGTGCAAGCATTCGAACCGCTTCTGTACTTAAAGAATTATTTAATGCAGCATCAATTCGGTAGTCGCCTAATAACGTATTTGTTAAAAGTAATCCTTCAGCATCAACCATATACGAATCAGCTGTTTCACCTAATTGCTCGACACCATCATGGATAAGCGTGTCAATCCTATTCTGATCAACTACAATAGCTAATGTACCAACAATTGCTCCAGTAAGACCATTCTCTCTGACGGGTACAGCTGCTGCCATAATATTACTATTCGTAATATTTGAATAAAAAATTTCTGACCAACGACTTTCTCCTTGTAAAGCTAGTTGAATATACTCACGATCAGCTATATTCTGTCCTATAAATTCGGGGTAATCACTAAAAATAACGTTACTTTCATTGTCAACTAGATAAATAAACGCATAATCCATTCTTTCAACAACAGAAGTTGCGATAGCTTCTAAATCGCTGACTTGTTCAGCCCATTCACTTGAAGATAAATCTCCGTCAACTTCATAGTAAATATTTAAGCTCTCATAAACATCTCGCGTTTCCGATAATGTTTCTGCATTGCTTTTTCTGATATTAAAATAGTTTGCTAATTGTACTTCCTTTAAATCTTTATATAAATCTGTTTTTGCTAAAACCTCTTCTTCAACATTACCACTAGCTATTTGAAAGCTTAGTAGACCAACTATAACTACTGGGATAATACCAATTAGTAAAAAGAAACTAATCAGTTTTACTTTTAAATTTAAATTTAGAGAAAATTTCTTTTTCAATTTTCTTCAGCTCCTTCTGATATCTTTTTAATGCTGTCTCCTACTCACTACTGAATCGCTTTAATGATCGCTTTCGGAATTTCTAGAAGTGGTAACACCTTCTCTACCGCTCCGATGCTAATTGCTTGCTTAGGCATTCCGTGGACGATCGATGTTTTTTCATCTTGAGCAATCGTGTAAGCACCTTGATCGTGCATTTTTTTTAAGCCTTGCGAGCCATCGTTTCCCATCCCTGTTAAAATTATCCTGATACTATTGTGTTTCGCACACTTGGCTACTGATGAAAATATTACATCAACAGATGGGCGATGACGATTAACGGGCGGCGATTCATCAAGAGTGATGTAATAGCCTTTTTGTTCATTTTTCTCCAATACCATATGCTTGCCACCTGGAGCGATATACGCAAAACCAGTTCGGTACAATTCACCGTGGACAGCTTCTTTAACATTCATCCGACAAGTTGCATTTAATCCTTCAGCATAAGACTTTGTAAATCCAGGTGGCATATGTAAAACGATTAATATGCCAGGTAAATTGGCTGGCAATTGTTCTAAAATTGTCCGAATCGCAACAGTTCCTCCTGTTGAAGCACCAATCGTAATTACTTTGTCCGTACTTGATATTCCTCGTAGTACTTGCAGCGTTTTCTGTTCTGAATGACTGACAGATGTGACTCTTTTTCGAGCCTGTTTACGTAATTCAACCATATTCACTTTTGCCGCATTTTTAACCTTTTCTATAATTTCTTCTTCAAGACTAACAAGAGCAGTCTGTAAAGCTGTAGATGGTTTCAAAACAACATCGACTGCACCAAGTTCTAGCGCCTTTAAAGCAGCATCACTGCCTCTTTCTGCTCTAGAACTTATAATAATCACTGGCGTCGGAATAACCGCCATCAATTTCCGTAAAAAAGTAAGCCCGTCCATCCTTGGCATTTCTAAATCTAGCGTAATCACATCTGGCTTTAATTCTTTCATTTTCTTGATCGCAAAAATCGGATCAACCGTTGAACCAACAACATCTATTTCGCTACACTTTGACAGCATCCTAGTTAACAATTCACGAACTAAAGCTGAATCATCAATAATTAGTACTTTAATTTTCTTCTCTATATAAACCACCCCCTGATTAATCTTGTCTAATCAGTCTTGATATCCAAATCCTGATTATCAGTTGTCTATTTCGCTTAGAATTTAATCAAATAATGTTAAATTAGCATCACTTTGAGCTTTTTCTGCTTTTCTACGCTTAATTTTTTCAAGGTAGTTTTCTTCAGCGCGAACTGCTTCAGCAAGCTTTGTCGCTTGACCAATTTTCTTAACAAAAACATCAAATGTTTCTGGAACAAAAAATAACTTTCTCCCAAATTTACCGCTAACATCATAACTTATAATTGGAATTTCTTCCATTTTCAAATATCTCATTGCAAATTCTATATTAGATTTAGATACATTGTTTATATTTGTTCCTAACACTTCACCACCACCAAAAACTTTTGCTTGTAATCCGCTTTTCCTAGCCCCAAGTTTCATCATATCATTGATCATTTTTTCCATCGCATACATTCCGTAACGGGCATCCTCACTAATAATAAACTCATCTCTTTTTATCGCAGCCGGTAACATAAAATGATTCATCGCAACAATTCCACTTATAGTATCTTTTAGACAAACAGAAATACATGAACCTAACAGCGTAGTGAGGGCAATTTTTCGCTCATTCGTAGCATAATAGTCGCCCGCGAAAATCTCGTAAACTTCCCGATTGAACTTTTTGTTAAATGTTTTTTTCAAAAAAATTACCTCTTCTAATCAGTTTTTTCATATATCGTTTTTTGGATAAGGCGCCAACCACCTTGGGATAATGGAATTGATTCTGAGTGTCCTAAAATTAATATTCCACCTTGGTGAAGGTGCTCATGAAAACGTTTTAAAATTTGCATTTGGGTATCTTTAGAAAAATAAATAAACACGTTTCTACAAAAAATAATATGTACTTTTTCTTTTATTGGATATTGTTGATCACTTACTAAATTTATTCTCTGAAAAACAATTTTCTTTTGTAAACTTTCTTTTACTTTAAGAAGCCCCTCATTATCCCCTTGACCCATTTTAAAAAAGGATTTTAATTCATCATATGGAACCCCTTCTACTTCCTCACGACGATAAATACCTAGCTTTGCTTTTTGGAGCATTTCTGTATTTATGTCAGATGCTAACAACTTATAATTTAAATTTCTATAGCTCTTTAATGCTTTTTCTAAAGACATTGCAATTGAATAAGGTTCTTCTCCTGAAGAACAAGCTGAAGTCCATATCCTGACTACTTTATCTTGACTAGCAGCAAATTGGGGTAGGAAGTCTTTTGTAATATATTCAAAATGGTGTTGTTCACGAAAGAATTTTGTTACATTTGTTGTTATCATGTTAAACATGTTTTCTTTTTCTTGCTTATCCTCTTTTACTAGTTTTAGATATTCCGAAAATGATGAAAACCCTAGTTTCCTTACTTGCTTTGATAGTCTCGATACAACTAGTGAACGCTTTGCTTCGGTAAGATTAACACCTATTGATCGTAAAACGAACTGTCTTAAAAGTTGAAATTCTTCATTTGATAACGTTAATGTTCTATCTGTCATGACCTACCCTCTCAACTTGCCTTGCTGAAACTTTAAATAAAGTTGGGATATCTAGAATTAGGGCAACATTGCCATCTCCTAATATCGTTGCACCAGCAATCCCTTCCGTCTGTTCCATATTTTCCTTAATACTTTTAATGACAACTTGTTCCTGACCTAATATTTCATCTACAAGCAGAGCGAGCTTTCTATCATTGTTTTTAACAATAATTAAAATTCCATCGGTCGGATTTAAAACTTCTGTTTCCACATCCAAAATTTTATTGAGGCCTGAATAAGGAAGGTATTCATTTCTCAAATGAATAATTGTTTCTTTTCCTTCGGCTTTAAGGATCTGTTTCTTTTCCGCCTTAATAAATTCGATGATAAAGTTAAGCGGAATAATAAAGCGCTCTTCCCCAATTCGAATCATCATGCCATCGATAATTGCCAACGTTAACGGTAACTTAATTTTAATTGTTGATCCTTTACCTCTTTCAGAATAGACGTCAACAGCACCTCGTAAATTTTTGATATTTGTCATTACAACATCAAGACCAACGCCACGACCAGAAATATCTGTTACTGATTTTGCCGTTGAAAAACCTGGCCTAAAAAGCAACAAGTAAATTTCTTCTTTCGTTAACTCTTCATCCGCAGTAATGATATTTTTTTCTACTGCCTTTGCGTAAACTGCCGCATCATCAATTCCTTTACCATCATCAATAATTTCAATGACGATACTGCCTTCTTGATGGTAAGCATTTAATTCAATTTTTCCCTGTGCCGGTTTTCCATTCGCAATCCGCTCCTCAGGCGATTCTATGCCATGATCAACGGCATTTCTGACCAAATGTTTAAGGGGATCGGTTATTTGTTCAATTACTTTTTTATCTAAATCTGTTTCTTTGCCATTTAAGACCAGTTCGATTTCTTTGCCTTTATCAATAGCAAGGTCACGTACCATCCGTTGAAACCTCATAAAGGTTGCCCCTATTGGGATCATGCTAGCGTTCATGACTTCTTCTTGTACAATTCGAATAATTTTATCGACTTCTTCAAAGGAGTTAATGATCTCTCTTTGGTGCTGCTCCTTTTTTCCATTTGGATTGTTCAGCGTTACTAATGACTTTACCCTTGATTGAGCTATCAACAACTCAGCTAAATGGTTTAAAATATTTTCTAGCTTTTCCGTTTCTACACGAATTGTGTTGCTAGAGTCTGATAGACTAACTTTCGTTTTTAACGTTTTCTCTGATGATGATTTTATTTCTTTTTCAAAACTTAATAATCCAGAATTCTCTAAGTTTTCACCGAGATTTTTTAATTTCCCTACAACCCGATCAATATGTTCAGAAGCAAAAGTTCCTTGTGTAAGTAATAGCTCTTTTGTCGCTCTGTCTCCTTTGAACCAGCTAGTAGCTATATTCGTAATTTCAGTAATTTCAATATCATTTTCATCTAAAACAAAAATGAAGATATTGGTTATTGCTTCTATTTTTTCTTCTGACTGCAAAAATATTGTCCACTTAAGGTGAAATTGATGTGGGTCTAGATCCGCCAAATCTGGGACTGCCTCTTCATGTACAAAAACTTCTAATAACTTTCCTACTTCCTCTAACTCATAAATAAGCATCAATGGATCAGTACCTGTCTCAAAGATTTGTTCATGAAATTTCAACTCAATTTTATAAAACCCTGTTTTAGTTTCATTTGAAGAAGTTGCTACTTTTACCTGTTTGACTGGACTACCCTTTGTCTCAAGCTCTTTGATCATGACATCTAATGCATTAATTTCATCCTGAACCGAACTCCCATCTAAATCTCCTTGATCAATCATTTGTTTTAGGAGATCATAGCCTTGAAGCATAGCCGACGCGACTTCGTCTGAATAAGAACTTGAACCCTCACGGATTTGATCTAATACATTTTCAAGGTGGTGGGCAATCCCACTAATTACTTCAAAGCCCATTAAGCCTGCTCCACCTTTAATTGTATGAATTGCTCGAAATACCGAATCCATCCAATCTTTGTTATCAGGGTCTTTTTCCAATTCAATAAAACCCTCTTCAAGAACGTCTAAATTCTCCTGTGTTTCTTCTAAAAAAGTTTGAATCATATCATCACTCATTTACTTCACCTCACTTATTAATGAATAGTTGGAAGAGTGGGACGCAGGAAAAGAAAAGCACAAGTCAATCAAAAGATAAACCATTACCCCTAAAAAAGTCTTTGACCTACCTTACCCCTCCAACTTTCACGCTCTCGATCTTTCCCACCTATTTAACGAATTTTTTGATCACGCCAATTAATTGATCTGGTTGAAATGGTTTTACAAGCCACCCAGCTGCTCCAGCTTGTTTTCCCTCCATCTTTTTTTTATCTTGCGATTCCGTTGTCAAAACTAAGACGGGGACAAACTTAAATTGAGGTTTCTTTTTTACTTCTTTAATAAAACCGATACCATCTAAATTTGGCATGTTAATATCAGATATAATCATGGCTGGACGCTTGCCCTCTTTTTGAAGTTGATCTAGTTTTAAAAGACCATCTTTTCCATCCACTGCCGACTCAACTAGATAGCCACTTTTCTTTAATGTGTATTCAACAGACGCCCTCACAGTTCTTGAGTCGTCAACGATAAAAATCAATTTACTCATGAGTTAAACATTCTCCTTTGCTAGCAATGTTTCTAAACCTAATTTACGCAATGTTCCTTCAACTTCTTCTTGAATACCAACCATTTCAAAAGCTAACGCTTGTTTATCACAATACTTTTTTAATGAAACGAGAAGTTGTAATCCTGCTGCATCAATATCAACTAGTTCGCTAATATCTAGCAGGAACTCGTCATTACAACTACTCATGTATTCAATAAGCTCTTGCTGAATATCGATACAGTTAAAGATAGATATAGATTCACCAAGGGAATACACACTTTTCCCCTCCTTTTTTTTGTATAACTCTAACTCCTAGCTTCTACTTTTCTTAAAATAGCGTTAATTCTCCGCCTTCATCACCAATATCATAGTTATCGTCTTCCAAAACTGCGCTGACTGCAACGCGGTCATAATAGGTTGTTAGTTGTTCGATAATATCATTTAAAGAAGTGTCTGTTGTCTCCCATTCTGTTAAACCTGCTTTTTGCAAAGCAGTTTCTTTCTCCCTTTGAGTCTCTTCTGCAAGTTCGCAAAGTTCATTAATGATTAACTGTAAGACCATCGGCAACTCTTTGCACTCATTCATCTTTTCGGTTAAATATTGAATTTCTTCGATTAACTTTTTTCCTGTTTCGCCTGCTGGTTGTACGGCTTTTAGCACCAGCTGTTCAATTATATCTAAGTTTTCTAGCGAACTTACAGCCG harbors:
- a CDS encoding STAS domain-containing protein; this encodes MEKIRNDEGKVTIIPEGRIDVVNSQNLKQELLNLFNEGINEIVIDFSKIASIDSSGLGKLLLFQKKLKERGGELSIINVTNDYIKNMFQMIHLNKVIKIENM
- a CDS encoding response regulator — translated: MSKLIFIVDDSRTVRASVEYTLKKSGYLVESAVDGKDGLLKLDQLQKEGKRPAMIISDINMPNLDGIGFIKEVKKKPQFKFVPVLVLTTESQDKKKMEGKQAGAAGWLVKPFQPDQLIGVIKKFVK
- a CDS encoding methyl-accepting chemotaxis protein gives rise to the protein MKKKFSLNLNLKVKLISFFLLIGIIPVVIVGLLSFQIASGNVEEEVLAKTDLYKDLKEVQLANYFNIRKSNAETLSETRDVYESLNIYYEVDGDLSSSEWAEQVSDLEAIATSVVERMDYAFIYLVDNESNVIFSDYPEFIGQNIADREYIQLALQGESRWSEIFYSNITNSNIMAAAVPVRENGLTGAIVGTLAIVVDQNRIDTLIHDGVEQLGETADSYMVDAEGLLLTNTLLGDYRIDAALNNSLSTEAVRMLAPYIRSADYSFEAEVEYLDYEGIPVIGSIGVVNLGDTAAGVVVEVYQSEAYAGVSALQTAIFTIILIAIPIIAVFGYFIANSISKPIKSTQEIVSLIGENDLREKAPVTSNDEVGQMARDLNQTIDNLSETIYRVRNAADTVSHGAEEIATGNQDLSQRTEEQASSLEEVSSTIEEMTSSLEGSAANANEADRISQQTMEIVETGEAVVGDLREAMGAITRGSNEISEIIETVNDIAFQTNLLALNAAVEAARAGEQGRGFAVVAAEVRNLAGRSAEAAKEISKLIKDSIVRVDKGNELMKSTEKVLKEIVVNTQRTTDVVGEIASSLKEQSMASSDIRTAIEELNQVTQQNASLVEEIASSSENMTSEAVELSNLIGVFKLANDSGKNNGPKKLNTSNAMKNKGKEKEKESLPSRKKYRSESKKDSNQDNEFDFDEDDFEKF
- a CDS encoding chemotaxis protein CheW, which translates into the protein MSGNQESHAILNHQLLNASRDNQFVTFQVGDEFYGIEIMIVQEIIRYKKPTRVFNALPVIKGVINFRGDIIPIIDMNVKFRLPQKDYDEYTVVIVVEVKGKTMGIIVDRISDILTFEKDKIKVVDDELAEDMKTNYLRGLVETKDRVVMLLDPNMLLSFDELKKVVELTENGPILVDKGEVNQL
- a CDS encoding SpoIIE family protein phosphatase, which encodes MDSVIRLLIVSEDEGGDSPIQHLLKNDSLIVCSFLKGIDQDNLFTDNLTNFFQNNETDVIILCDSFQQFSILELIKVFKQKEISIPIIVISTRNETTLAVEVLKAGAENFLVQGCLDYLKLIDAVYSALQTREEQKQLAKLRLENQKLLQAVEQSPVSIIITKAQTNKIEYANPMFTQLTGYEFDEVKGKSPNILKSGYKKAKEYEVLWDTILSGKTWHGEFSNRKKDGNLYYVSSVICPITINGCEKTHFVGIHQDITKQKEADLKLKNYALMLEKKSNELEKAYDAIEKNIKKAKRLHRHFFPIELPEIEGIELEAFYEPAHNIGSDYYNFVHLKDQLIIYVVDVSGNGIDGAFINIFIRQKINRYLSVEIKDDDNVSPKELLNFLAKHFVKEQFPEEYFICLYVAALDLTSKCLTYSNAGIQVPPMIVNNGKLTSLNLGGLPISSVIDIELLSYEEETTYLDEASTFVISTDGIVESIVDDDIYGIERFQQLVLEHYYLPPKELKNVINTDLNNVFKKQKSHDDITYVILKTSSKVIKEKQFIMKSDCQAVEYIVGQMTSWLETYTNSVNCLLVGFNEMVYNAIEHGNKFELSKKVSINIEVNSVYILITIEDEGEGFNWRSCMNKVLDIMNFEERGRGIIYTKASFDYFTYNEKGNKVYLYKKNTTI
- a CDS encoding protein-glutamate O-methyltransferase CheR; this encodes MTDRTLTLSNEEFQLLRQFVLRSIGVNLTEAKRSLVVSRLSKQVRKLGFSSFSEYLKLVKEDKQEKENMFNMITTNVTKFFREQHHFEYITKDFLPQFAASQDKVVRIWTSACSSGEEPYSIAMSLEKALKSYRNLNYKLLASDINTEMLQKAKLGIYRREEVEGVPYDELKSFFKMGQGDNEGLLKVKESLQKKIVFQRINLVSDQQYPIKEKVHIIFCRNVFIYFSKDTQMQILKRFHEHLHQGGILILGHSESIPLSQGGWRLIQKTIYEKTD
- a CDS encoding chemotaxis response regulator protein-glutamate methylesterase, with protein sequence MVYIEKKIKVLIIDDSALVRELLTRMLSKCSEIDVVGSTVDPIFAIKKMKELKPDVITLDLEMPRMDGLTFLRKLMAVIPTPVIIISSRAERGSDAALKALELGAVDVVLKPSTALQTALVSLEEEIIEKVKNAAKVNMVELRKQARKRVTSVSHSEQKTLQVLRGISSTDKVITIGASTGGTVAIRTILEQLPANLPGILIVLHMPPGFTKSYAEGLNATCRMNVKEAVHGELYRTGFAYIAPGGKHMVLEKNEQKGYYITLDESPPVNRHRPSVDVIFSSVAKCAKHNSIRIILTGMGNDGSQGLKKMHDQGAYTIAQDEKTSIVHGMPKQAISIGAVEKVLPLLEIPKAIIKAIQ
- a CDS encoding chemotaxis protein CheA, with amino-acid sequence MSDDMIQTFLEETQENLDVLEEGFIELEKDPDNKDWMDSVFRAIHTIKGGAGLMGFEVISGIAHHLENVLDQIREGSSSYSDEVASAMLQGYDLLKQMIDQGDLDGSSVQDEINALDVMIKELETKGSPVKQVKVATSSNETKTGFYKIELKFHEQIFETGTDPLMLIYELEEVGKLLEVFVHEEAVPDLADLDPHQFHLKWTIFLQSEEKIEAITNIFIFVLDENDIEITEITNIATSWFKGDRATKELLLTQGTFASEHIDRVVGKLKNLGENLENSGLLSFEKEIKSSSEKTLKTKVSLSDSSNTIRVETEKLENILNHLAELLIAQSRVKSLVTLNNPNGKKEQHQREIINSFEEVDKIIRIVQEEVMNASMIPIGATFMRFQRMVRDLAIDKGKEIELVLNGKETDLDKKVIEQITDPLKHLVRNAVDHGIESPEERIANGKPAQGKIELNAYHQEGSIVIEIIDDGKGIDDAAVYAKAVEKNIITADEELTKEEIYLLLFRPGFSTAKSVTDISGRGVGLDVVMTNIKNLRGAVDVYSERGKGSTIKIKLPLTLAIIDGMMIRIGEERFIIPLNFIIEFIKAEKKQILKAEGKETIIHLRNEYLPYSGLNKILDVETEVLNPTDGILIIVKNNDRKLALLVDEILGQEQVVIKSIKENMEQTEGIAGATILGDGNVALILDIPTLFKVSARQVERVGHDR